CTAAGTACAAAACAAGCAAAactatatatatcataatttacCTATTTGGTTAGGACcaaattgtttaaaaaagatCTAATCAAAATATAAAACCTACACCAAAACTTTTAAGGGTATATAGTTATGGAGAactcttttaattttgaaattttaaagaaaaagacttcaaaaatcttaatttttgaaaatacaagtattattattattaacttaaaaaatttatCTCTAACCTTCCTTTTCGGATCTACTTCAAGGTAAAGATCAATATATGGATTTTAATAACGATATCGAAGTATCGATTAAGATATATCAATGGAGCTAAAACGAGCATAACTTAACTGATATATAATATGTGTTAAGGGTCAAAAGATCTGTAGTTTAAATTCTTATCTTTTCATATATCAACATTGATTTTAGATCCTCTAATGACTTCAACTGAACTAACCACTTACAAGGTcctaattaaaaacaaaatacgCCGAACTTGAAAAATCAGACACCATAAAATCACTCAATCTTCTAAactagaaaaagaagaaagttgaccatagaaaaagtttaaaaaaaagggCAGAATTACAACAACCATTTACAATTCACGGAGGAAACTCACACTCACTCGACTAACTATCTCCAAAGATGCATCCACCATGTTCTTCGTTTTAGACATATCAACGAACGATTTATGACAACTCGAATGATATAGATTCACTATTTGATAGTTTCACCTTACGGATCCtctaattttaattcttgatctCTAATCTATACTATAAATCACCATTGGACTAGCTGtctataaattatatatcaatggataaaaatgattttaattctaTCCTACGAGGAGGAATAATTTCAATggaaattttaatatttggtggtagtagaaaatttaaaataatttgagaaggtaaaaaagtaaattaaaaaaaaaatggtgaaggAGGTTACGTGGAGTTTgcagtgaagaagaagatagcACGAAATATTGGGAAAGCCAAAATCCCCAAATACGGAACTctgtaagagagagagagagagagagaaaagaaaagcagAGAGAGAAGACAGAGAAATCCATTTCTCAAACTTCTTCAATGGCTAAGGACGATTCTGCAAAAGCTCCACTTCAACGCCCCACTATTACTCTGCCGCCCCGCCCTTCTATGGAGGCTTTTTTCGCCGGCGGCCCAACTGGGGTTAGCCCTGGCCCTATGACCCTTCTATCCAGTTACTTCGCCGACGGTGCCGTTGACTCACCTTCCTTCTCCCAGCTTCTCGCCGGAGCTATGGCTTCTCCGATGGCTATGGGGTTTTTCGGAACTGGCCCTACACCCAATTATTACGCCAAGGATGGTGGCGCCTCGGAATTGGAATTTGGGATGAAACAATCGAAGCCGGTGAATTTAGTGGTTGCTCGGTCTCCTTTGTTCTCGGTCCCGCCGGGGCTTAGTCCTTCTGGGCTGCTTAATTCTCCGGGGTTTTATCCTCCTCAGGTAAAACTGCAACTCCCAATTTGACGATTCTTGGAGTTGGAGGGGTTTCTTGTGTTCTGCTGCTCTgagatttcattttcttttgctttgagTTTTTGGGTGTTTGTTTTTTAGGTTCTGGGTTAGCTACTTTCCTTTATCTATTCATGATTTTGATGGTGGAAATCTGGTTTTATGAACTGGGTTTCGGTTAACCACTGGAGAAATGAGAGTGTTTGTGTTCTGTTTTCGAAATTGAGTTCTTTTTTTAAGGGGGTTTATTCAATTCTTTATGTTGAGAGTGGTTTTTGGGTTTTAGGTTGTTTGTTGAAActggttttttttatttgcgGTGAgattttttggttttctttatgTAGAAATGAAATTGCCGAAATTTGCGGCAAAAATTGGTGATGTAGAACATGTTTGGATAgcatttgaatttatgaaatcaacATATGATaacttttggaattttggaatttgaaCAAACAAACGGTATCTTTTAGAAACTAAGGCAGTTTATTAAAATGTCAGCTTTCATATATCTAGATTATTTCACAATGTTGATTTTAGCTGGgttaaattaaaactattacCATCCAACTTTTTGATTTTGTgtctatttaatatttattatgtttGTCTAGTCTCTCTACTTTAATGAGTTTCTAATAGTCATCGAAATTGAAGGTAAATTAACTTTGGTGGTTTAAGACTATGAACATGACACTTTGATTGTATGTTGTTTAAGTTTCATTTGAtagctattttatttttagttttcagttttttaaaaaccaagcttACAAACCATACTTCCACCCATATGTTTCTTTCCTTTGTTTTCTACcttaaaaacattttcaaaatcaaagacaatttttgaaaacttaaaaaatagtttttagatTCGTGTTTCTGTTTTTGATAATTTTCTaagaaatttcttttataagaaaTTGAATGTGTTTTTAAGAAAAGTGAAACCAAGTataaacttaaagaaaaaatgaaaatgaaaccATAATCCAATGGGGCCTTATTGATATATatgtgtctatatatatatatagcaagCTGATTTTGGGTAGGTCTGCATCAAACTAATGGAGTTAATAGCAAGGACCTATTAGATatacaattgaaaatttagacAGTGCCAAAAGTTCAAGAATCTATTAGAAACTTTTTAACATACATGGACCAGTAGACACAACTTTGAAAGTTTTTCAATCGAGTTTATGAACCTTCTATTTACAATAGTATCTTGTATAATGTGTCATACAAAGGATAATCAGATTTGAATACTGAAACTTTGTTGAAATTGCTATAAGGGTAATGACTTATATGACTCCTATTGATTTGTTTGTTAAATTCCTTGTAGAGTCCATTCGGAATGTCGCACCAGCAGGCATTGGCTCAGGTTACTGCTCAAGCGGCATTGGCAAATTCTCATATGCATATGCAGCAAGCTGAATATCAACATTCTTCAGTACCAGCTCCTACAGAACCATTGACACGTGATCCATCATTTTCTCTTGATGAGGCATCTCAACTGGCCATATTACCCTCCACATCAGACACAAAAAGTCTGATTGCAGAATCAACAGAAGTCTCTCATTCTGATAGAAAATATcaacctcctcctcctcctccccATGCCTCTGATAAACCTGCAGATGATGGCTTTAACTGGCGTAAATATGGACAGAAGTTGGTTAAGGGCAGTGAATATCCACGAAGCTATTACAAATGCACTCATTTGAATTGCCCTGtaaaaaagaagattgagcGCTCACCTGATGGGCAAATTACTGaaattatttacaaaggccAGCACAATCATGAACCTCCTCCAGCCAACAAACGTGCAAGAGATAATAGCGAACTGACTGGATGTACAAATTCTTTGATGAAGCCCGAATGTGGTTTGCAAAATCAAGCTGGAATTTTAAACAAGTCAAGTGAAAATGTGCAATTAGGGTCAAGTGACAGTGAAGAACGAGCTGATGCAGAGATAATGGACGACAGAGATGAAGATGAGCCAAATCCAAAGAGGCAGTATGTGTggaagtttttaattttaatttgttttactGTGTATCTATCTTGCTTTGGCTAcagggaaaaataaaaaaggaaaaactgaACTTTTGTGGCTTTGCCTCATGAGTGCAGGAATGTTGATGCAGGGACATCTGGTGTTACCTTGTCACATAAAACACTCACAGAACCAAAAATCATTGTTCAAACAAGAAGTGAGGTTGACCTGTTAGATGACGGTTATAGGTGGCGCAAGTATGGGCAGAAAGTGGTGAAAGGAAATCCTAACCCTAGGTAGTTACTTTAACTTCTTTTTGTCCCTTTTTTTCCCTCTCCAAAAGAAGTGGATAACAATTGAAAGGTATAAAATTTTCCATAGTATCTCAGTATCTGCAAGCATAAGCTTTTGCCTTACCATATCATTACCCTGGAAATCACTATAATTCCCTATGATAAGCATGCTATCTTTTACTCTACGAACTTTTCAGATTTTCACATCTGTGATCTTGATATTTTTGAACGTCATAGATGATCCCTGagtcatctctctctctctctctctctctggaCCCTACTTGTATAGTGGTATGGCCTGCAGTTGACCTGAAGAACTGGTTGGTTTACCATTTTTGGCATTCATGAACATGAACTGAGTTTGTATTTTATACGCCAATGGTTTAGATTCCTTTAAGTCATAGATTATGGTTATGGACAAATGGAAGATGGTTTTGCTGTAACTTGTCATTACTTGATTCTTTGCCTTCCAAGTTTGACttccttatttttgtttttaaatatatattcctttttctgtttagaaaagaaaaggttTAAGAATTCTGGACTCTCCCTTTGGGGACAGCAACttgtttattgttattttgagcTATCTCAATCTGCTGACTCTCCGATACTCCAGTTGGTTTACTTTGTCCTGTCAGTtacacaaatattttatttccatTCAATGGGAGAATGAATACTTAGATTCGTTCTAGAAAAATATGAAGACaacaaaacttttttcatttgaatagtgcattttagttttgaatttgGGTTTTACAATGTTGGGTTTTGAAGTTATTGCCTCCTTTTGCTGGTAAAAGATTGGTAAATCATAAATGGTGGTGGCTTTTGAAGTATGGCATGGATAATTTGGGCTTATTGATTGACATCCGGTGAAAGACAAGACAGTATTTCTCTTCGTTcttggtattttttttattttactttttttaaaagttgacccattttctcttatatatatttagatatcCTTTTGTGTTTCAACTTGTCAACCTATCAATTGATAAAGTAAATGCTCCGATTTTATGTAGGCCTATGTCCCCAGGCCGAAAGTACAGTACACCATGTAATGATAAGAACGTCCAAGTTGATTTTAACTCTCCCCGAGTGATTATGTTGCTAAGATAGTTAGAATTTAGGATCAATGTCGAGTTTTGATCATGTCATGTTCTctaggacttttttttttcattctcttcttttttttatataatttttttgatAAGCGTTTGATCAGCCGAAAGActtatgaggtgaaattatcTGTGTTAAAACATTTTACAAATGAACCAAAGCTTGTTGATTATGGCAACTAGGATGGTCACTTCTTCTGACACATTCTAACCTGTCTACAGGAGCTACTACAAATGCACTAGTGCTGGGTGCAACGTACGAAAGCACGTCGAGAGATCTTCAACAGACTCAAAAGCTGTTGTAACCACATACGAAGGGAAACATAACCACGATGTTCCTGCAGCTAGAAACAGCAGCCACCACACAGTCAACAATACTGTCCACCAGATCAAACCACACAAAGTTGTAGCTCAGAAACATCCATTACTTAAAGAGATGGACTTTGGAACTAATGACCAGAGACCTGCTGTTTTGCGGCTTAAAGAAGAGCAAATCACCGTGTAAAGTGCTACGACAATACCTTTCGTGCAACCAGAAGGTCAGTCAGTAGTTGATTTCAAATGACTAACCGGttacaaaaagggaaaaaaggggtgaaagaaaaaagaacttgCCAGTCACATagaattcaaattttatagTCCGTGTTTGTGTTTGAGTCAAAAGAGCTCCATTTGCCTTATGCCTATAGCAATTTACATCCCAAAACTGTTTTCAATGATGCTGATGCTAAGGGAGATACAAGGAGGTCAGTCATACTGATATTATGTGATCACAAATAATGTTATTACTTCTGTTTATCTCTGCTTCCTGAGGCCATTTCACCATTGCAGCTGAGGTGAAGAGTATGAACTTCATCCTACAAAGTAACAGGAAGTGGGGGTAACCTTCCCTGTAGTTTTAGAAACCTGTTGTGTAGTGTGACTTTCAAAATTCAAACTAGACATTGTTATGTACTGTATAATCTCATTGTTTTGTAGTACATCAGTTTATACCAAAACATGAACTGTACAAATTGTAGTTGTGTGTATAAAGTTGAGAATCTTTATATTGTTTTGTTGATCAAGATGGGTAGTTGATACAGTTCTATTGGGAAGATGCTATGCTATTAACATCTCTGCATTTGGTTGtgaaaaaacaatgaaaaaggTGGGCCATTGTTGCATTTTGTTTGTTGCTTTATGTTTCATCACCACATTTTCtgttattatttctttttccaatgtTTACATTAGAAAGAAGACCTGGTTTGCTTTTGAATGGGTGACCTGTCTGCTCTACTTCAGATATTTTTCATCAAACCACCCTTGTTATTTGGCCCACGAGTTAGATTTGAATAGTTTATGATTAAAAAAGGGAACTTACATTTGGCATGAGTTGATTATTATGAAGGTTGGCCTTGTTATTAATAAGGTAAAGTCATAAATGGCTTAAATAAAAGGGAATGATTTCAGGTTATAGTGACCACAAATTTAGTAGCCATGAGTTTTCTTGGTAATTATGTTTACCCATCTGTAATAATTGTAATAATTGTATGAAGATGTATGAATCAATTGTAATGAATCTCAATCACAAATGAAATTGGATTGCTTTTGATTATATTTACTTATACATTTTACCAACCTAATTTGATTAGGATTGATACTGATTACTTTGGAATGTATGACATCACTGTCTTTTTCtcgttattgttattatttagaGTCATTTGATAAGTTGTGACATATTCATAACTTTTTTACTGTAACATTAATATTATCTGTAACGGTAACGGTATCTTCTAGTGGGTTCACGTAATTTTCCAACGCAATCAGATTGATTCCCTTCAGCTCCACAATCAAATTACGTCTGTTATTTATAGTTTAGGTTACGTTTATCAAGTCGTAGTGAAAATTGGTCTAattataatgaaatttcattgatggattAATAGTAATAGTCTGAATTGCAAACGTAATTGAACTGCTTTTGATCGTGTTTACTTAGAATTACgaatttgtcacatttattgttaccaTTACGGTTATTGTTACTGTTTGATCTTAAGCGATAACAATAAAGATAAAGGTAAAAATAAATGTaacatattcatatttttcATACGGCTACAGGAACAATATCTGAAACGGTAACGGTAACGATAACGGTAAAGGTGGTGGATCCCATATAATTTTCAAGCACAATCAAGTTGAACATTCGTTCCTCGATTAGATNNNNNNNNNNNNNNNNNNNNNNNNNNNNNNNNNNNNNNNNNNNNNNNNNNNNNNNNNNNNNNNNNNNNNNNNNNNNNNNNNNNNNNNNNNNNNNNNNNNNNNNNNNNNNNNNNNNNNNNNNNNNNNNNNNNNNNNNNNNNNNNNNNNNNNNNNNNNNNNNNNNNNNNNNNNNNNNNNNNNNNNNNNNNNNNNNNNNNNNNNNNNNNNNNNNNNNNNNNNNNNNNNNNNNNNNNNNNNNNNNNNNNNNNNNNNNNNNNNNNNNNNNNNNNNNNNNNNNNNNNNNNNNNNNNNNNNNNNNNNNNNNNNNNNNNNNNNNNNNNNNNNNNNNNNNNNNNNNNNNNNNNNNNNNNNNNNNNNNNNNNNNNNNNNNNNNNNNNNNNNNNNNNNNNNNNNNNNNNNNNNNNNNNNNNNNNNNNNNNNNNNNNNNNNNNNNNNNNNNNNNNNNNNNNNNNNNNNNNNNNNNNNNNNNNNNNNNNNNNNNNNNNNNNNNNNNNNNNNNNNNNNNNNNNNNNNNNNNNNNNNNNNNNNNNNNNNNNNNNNNNNNNNNNNNNNNNNNNNNNNNNNNNNNNNNNNNNNNNNNNNNNNNNNNNNNNNNNNNNNNNNNNNNNNNNNNNNNNNNNNNNNNNNNNNNNNNNNNNNNNNNNNNNNNNNNNNNNNNNNNNNNNNNNNNNNNNNNNNNNNNNNNNNNNNNNNNNNNNNNNNNNNNNNNNNNNNNNNNNNNNNNNNAATGGCCCactttttcattgttttttcaCAACCAAATGCAGAGATGTTAATAGCATAGCATCTTCCCAATAGAACTGTATCAACTACCCATCTTGATCAACAAAACAATATAAAGATTCTCAACTTTATACACACAACTACAATTTGTACAGTTCATGTTTTGGTATAAACTGATGTACTACAAAACAATGAGATTATACAGTACATAACAATGTCtagtttgaatttgaaagtcACACTACACAAAGGTTTCTAAAACTACAGGGAAGGTTACCCCCACTTCCTGTTACTTTGTAGGATGAAGTTCATACTCTTTCACCTCAGCTGCAATGGTGAAATGGCCTCAGGAAGCAGAGATAAACAGAAGTAATAACATTATTTGTGATCACATAATATCAGTATGACTGACCTCCTTGTATCTCCCTTAGCATCAGCATCATTTGAAAACAGTTTTGGGATGTAAATTGCTATAAGGCATAAGGCAAATGGAGCTCTTTTTGACTCAAAAACACAAACAACGGGACTGTTGCATTTTGTTTGTTGCTTTATGTTTCATCACCACATTTTCtgttattatttctttttccaatgtTTACATTAGAAAGAAGACCTGGTTTGCTTTTGAATGGGTGACCTGTCTGCTCTACTTCAGATATTTTTCATCAAACCACCCTTGTTATTTGGCCCACGAGTTAGATTTGAATAGTTTATGATTAAAAAAGGGAACTTACATTTGGCATGAGTTGATTATTATGAAGGTTGGCCTTGTTATTAATAAGGTAAAGTCATAAATGGCTTAAATAAAAGGGAATGATTTCAGGTTATAGTGACCACAAATTTAGTAGCCATGAGTTTTCTTGGTAATTATGTTTACCCATCTGTAATAATTGTAATAATTGTATGAAGATGTATGAATCAATTGTAATGAATCTCAATCACAAATGAAATTGGATTGCTTTTGATTATATTTACTTATACATTTTACCAACCTAATTTGATTAGGATTGATACTGATTACTTTGGAATGTATGACATCACTGTCTTTTTCtcgttattgttattatttagaGTCATTTGATAAGTTGTGACATATTCATAACTTTTTTACTGTAACATTAATATTATCTGTAACGGTAACGGTATCTTCTAGTGGGTTCACGTAATTTTCCAACGCAATCAGATTGATTCCCTTCAGCTCCACAATCAAATTACGTCTGTTATTTATAGTTTAGGTTACGTTTATCAAGTCGTAGTGAAAATTGGTCTAattataatgaaatttcattgatggattAATAGTAATAGTCTGAATTGCAAACGTAATTGAACTGCTTTTGATCGTGTTTACTTAGAATTACgaatttgtcacatttattgttaccaTTACGGTTATTGTTACTGTTTGATCTTAAGCGATAACAATAAAGATAAAGGTAAAAATAAATGTaacatattcatatttttcATACGGCTACAGGAACAATATCTGAAACGGTAACGGTAACGATAACGGTAAAGGTGGTGGATCCCATATAATTTTCAAGCACAATCAAGTTGAACATTCGTTCCTCGATTAGATTGTGCGATTTGATTACAAATTGGAGGCAGGCCGCACATTTTATTGCAGAGTATATAATACAAGTAAACAACAACAAACGTAACCAATCAGGGCCTATTTTTTACATTATCATTGATGGATTATATTTCACTTGTGTTATATACAAGTAATTGTGGGTCCCACATTTCATTACGATTACAAAACATGGGTAAACAACAATAAACGTAAGCAAatgaacttattttttaaattgtcaTTAATGGATTACGTTTTCAAAGAAATAAACATGATCTGAATGTAATGGATTAAAACGGTTGTCCTATGAAAATGGTCCAAGTACATTCATTCATGCTTGAATACtcaccattttttttagaaaatgatgtAGCAGGTTTGTGATTAAGCCAAATTCAAGGGAATTCATTCCCAGGGTTTATGAAACactttcaaaataatatttgaaagttTCTTTACAATTTTATGCTTAACTAATTGAATCCAAAATACTAATTAATAGCTAAATTAATATTAACTAAATTAGAGTTGAGTTTGTCAACCTTGTAACATGTTATGTCGTAAAACTACATAAATTTGCATTTGTTAGGAAGATGCAAagactttttttcctttttcttttttgaacaAGCAATTTAATAGGAAACTATTGTTGTTGTAAATTAccttattaatttttaaacctCATTACTATAACAATCAGATCCAAAGTATTAGCGGATGtagcataatgtaaaaaaaattacaaatatgacaaaatttaaatagtctagaCTATATCGCTTGTACTTGTAAGAGTTTATCAGTGGTaggagtctattagtgatagaccatatcgctGATAAGAATCTATCTATAGAAATCTATTGTTGATTGATTTtgctataattaatttttt
This DNA window, taken from Benincasa hispida cultivar B227 chromosome 6, ASM972705v1, whole genome shotgun sequence, encodes the following:
- the LOC120079779 gene encoding probable WRKY transcription factor 3 codes for the protein MAKDDSAKAPLQRPTITLPPRPSMEAFFAGGPTGVSPGPMTLLSSYFADGAVDSPSFSQLLAGAMASPMAMGFFGTGPTPNYYAKDGGASELEFGMKQSKPVNLVVARSPLFSVPPGLSPSGLLNSPGFYPPQSPFGMSHQQALAQVTAQAALANSHMHMQQAEYQHSSVPAPTEPLTRDPSFSLDEASQLAILPSTSDTKSLIAESTEVSHSDRKYQPPPPPPHASDKPADDGFNWRKYGQKLVKGSEYPRSYYKCTHLNCPVKKKIERSPDGQITEIIYKGQHNHEPPPANKRARDNSELTGCTNSLMKPECGLQNQAGILNKSSENVQLGSSDSEERADAEIMDDRDEDEPNPKRQNVDAGTSGVTLSHKTLTEPKIIVQTRSEVDLLDDGYRWRKYGQKVVKGNPNPRSYYKCTSAGCNVRKHVERSSTDSKAVVTTYEGKHNHDVPAARNSSHHTVNNTVHQIKPHKVVAQKHPLLKEMDFGTNDQRPAVLRLKEEQITV